The region GGATGCACGCCTGCTCGCCTTTGGTAAGATCGGCGAGGGTGTTGCGGGCAATTGCTGCGGTGGCGGTGGCTGTAGCTGTAGGGGAGATCATGAGCTGCCCGGTGTCCGTACGGCAATGCGGAAGCCGATAGAGTCAGTTAATAATGCTTCTCATTATCCACTGATTTCCACATTCGGGTCAGCGGCAAAATGTCGCAGTCCGGATCACGGAGCGAATCCTTTCCGGCTGCCGAAACGTCTCATCATCAGAGACCCGGCTCCATCCCCGGCCGGACCAGTTCGATTTCAGGCAACCAGGCGCTTTCACGGAGTAATTTCATGCCAGACCAGCAAGAGGCACGGCTTTTGTTCGAGCAGAGGCTGGGAGAGCTGCGCCCCAGGCTTCATCGCTATTGCGCGCGAATGGCAGGCTCCGCCGTCGACGGCGAGGATATCGTCCAGGAAACCCTCATCAAGGCGGTCGAAGCGTTCGGGCGCGATCCGATCGACAATACGGAAAGCTGGCTCTTCCGTATCGCCCACAACGCCGCGACGGATTTCCTGCGCCGCCGGCGGCGGCAGCAAGCAGTTCATTCTGAAGAGGAGCCGGAAATGATCGTGGACGAATCGGCATCTGCGGTATCCAGGCATGCCGCGACCGCGGCTTTGCGAACCTTCATGCATCTTCCGGTCGCTCAGCGCGGCGCCGTGATCCTGATGGACGTGCTGGGCTATTCCTTGCAGGAAATGCGCGACATCACCGGATTGACCGTGCCTGCGGTCAAGGCCGCCTTGCATCGTGGCCGCGTGCGTCTGCGCGAGCTGGCGGCCAGTCCCGGCGAACCGCCGTCGCTGGATGATGCCGAGCTGCGTCGCCTGGCGCGATACGCCGATTGTTTCAACGCCCATGACTTCGACGCCGTGCGCAACATGCTGGCCGACGACGTCGCCCTTGAACTCGTCAGCCGCACCCGCAGGAGCGGGCGCAAGGAGGTATCGCAATACTTCAGCAACTACGCCGGCATTGGCGACTGGCGCTTGATCCCGGGGCTGGTCGACGGCCGGCCGGCCCTGCTTGTGCTTGATCCGGCCAGGCCGGAAGCACCGCCATCCTATTTTGTGATCGTCGAATGGAAGGACGGCCAGGTCGTCCGGATACGAGATTTCCGGCATGCGCGCTATGTTGCCGAGTGTGCCGGGATGAGCCCTGCCAACCTGTCGGAGAAAACTTGATGAGCCATCCTGAAATGCAAATTCATCGCGTTCTTGAACGTTACAGATCAACGGTTTTTGCCAAGGACCTGGAAGGGTTCCTGCGCCTGTACAGCGAGAACGTGCGCATTTTCGACACGTGGGAAGCGTGGTCGTACGAAGGCAAGAACGCCTGGCGCGAGGTGATCGGAAAGTGGTTTTCCTCCCTCGGGGAAGAAGCCGTCGCAGTGACCCTGGAGGACGTTCAGGTGACCGCTGGAGCGGATCTGGCGATCGCCGGTGCGATCGTCACTTATGCCGCCGTCTCTCCCGCCGGCCGCACGCTGCGCTCCATACAAAACCGGCTGAGCGTGGCGCTGGCGAGGGAGGGCAATGACTGGCTTATCGTTCACGAACATACCTCGGTGCCGATCGGCTTTGACGACATGCGCGCCGTGACGGCCAAAGTCCCCTGATCCCTAGTCCCTGATTCTTGATATCTATATTTCGCGCATCCGGCGCATCCTTTCCCTGCTGCTCTTCGTCTTAAGAAAGTGAGGACGCCGCCATTGCGATCGGCGCTGCGTCCTCTTTTATCAAAACATGGAAGGAGCGCAGTCGAATGAATCAGAACAGGGTTGAAATCTACGGCATCCCCGAAAGCAACTTTACGCGTGCGGTCAGAATGGTCTGCGAGGAGAAAGCGCTCGACTACGATCATTTCCCCGTCCGTCCGCACTCCGACGAGGCCAATGCAATCCATCCGCTGGGCAAAGTCCCCGGCCTGCGTCACGGCCAGGTGACACTGGGAGAGTCGCGGGCGATCGTGGCCTACCTCGATTGCCTTTATCCGGAAACGCCGATGATGCCCACAAGTCCCGATGCGGCGGAGGCGGAGCAGTGGGTATCGATCGTCATGACGGCGATGGATCCGGTATTGATCAGGCAGTATGTTTTTGCGAATCTCTTTCCCAAGACGGCGGATGGAACGGTCGATCGCGCTGCCGTTGAGGCGCCGCTGCCCACGCTGAAGGCGCAGATCAAATTGCTCGACCAGGCATTGGCCAGGAAAAACTTCCTCGCCGCCGCGCGCTTTACCTTCGCAGACGCTCTCCTTCTTTCGACATTGGCCGCCGTGCGCCTGTTTCCGGAGGGGGCGCATGCGATTGATGCCGCGCCCAATCTCGCGCATTACGTGAATCTGCATTCCGCCCGTGCCAGTTTCATTGCGACCGATCCCTGGAAGAAGCCGGGCAAGGCGGGCAAGGGAGAGAACGCATGATTCTGGTCACCGGCGCCGCCGGATTGAGCGGCGCGCACATCGTCAGAGAGTTGGCGGCGCAGCGAGTGCCGTTTCGTGCACTGGTGCGAAATCGGTCGAAAGCGGTTTCTCTTCTTCCAGGCCATGTTGACATCGTCGAAGGCGACATGTCCCGGCCCGAGACCTTGGGGCCGGCGCTTGAAGGCGTCGCCAAGGCCTTGCTCATTTCATCGGGCGACGCTCGCATGCTGGAGACGCAATGCAGTTTCATCGACGCCTGCAAGCGCGCCGGCGTGGAGCATGTCGTGAAATTCTCGGGTAACGAAACGGGATTCGATCGCTCCAGATTCCGATTTACGGAAATGCATGCGCAGGCAGAGCGCTATCTTGAACGATCGGGTTTGCGCTGGACGCATCTGCAGCCCTGCGGTTTCATGCAGGTGTATCTGCGCGAGGCCAGGACCATCAAGGAAAGCGGCGAGCTGCGCCTGGCCGCGGGGGATATCACGCTCGCGCCCATCGATGTCCTGGATATCGCCAGAATCAGCACCGCCGTATTGCAGGCGCCGTGGCAGGACGGCAGGCGTCATCTGATGACCGGGCCGGAAGCGCTGACCATGAGCCAGATCGCCGGGCTGATTTCCAAAGTCGCAGGCCGGCCCGTCAACTACGTCGCGATCACGCCGGAAGAACGCCGCCAGGAAATGCTGGCCGCCGGCGTACCTGCGTATTTTGCGGACGCTTTGTTCGAGCAAGCCACCGAACGGCTGCGCAATCCAAAGGCAGCGGTGCACCTGGAGACTCATCAGGAATTCAATGTGATCCCGACGACTTTCTCGCATTTCATACAGCGCAATGCTTTCATTTTCCAATAATTGATTTATTGAAAATGG is a window of Herbaspirillum hiltneri N3 DNA encoding:
- a CDS encoding sigma-70 family RNA polymerase sigma factor, which gives rise to MPDQQEARLLFEQRLGELRPRLHRYCARMAGSAVDGEDIVQETLIKAVEAFGRDPIDNTESWLFRIAHNAATDFLRRRRRQQAVHSEEEPEMIVDESASAVSRHAATAALRTFMHLPVAQRGAVILMDVLGYSLQEMRDITGLTVPAVKAALHRGRVRLRELAASPGEPPSLDDAELRRLARYADCFNAHDFDAVRNMLADDVALELVSRTRRSGRKEVSQYFSNYAGIGDWRLIPGLVDGRPALLVLDPARPEAPPSYFVIVEWKDGQVVRIRDFRHARYVAECAGMSPANLSEKT
- a CDS encoding YybH family protein yields the protein MSHPEMQIHRVLERYRSTVFAKDLEGFLRLYSENVRIFDTWEAWSYEGKNAWREVIGKWFSSLGEEAVAVTLEDVQVTAGADLAIAGAIVTYAAVSPAGRTLRSIQNRLSVALAREGNDWLIVHEHTSVPIGFDDMRAVTAKVP
- a CDS encoding SDR family oxidoreductase, whose product is MILVTGAAGLSGAHIVRELAAQRVPFRALVRNRSKAVSLLPGHVDIVEGDMSRPETLGPALEGVAKALLISSGDARMLETQCSFIDACKRAGVEHVVKFSGNETGFDRSRFRFTEMHAQAERYLERSGLRWTHLQPCGFMQVYLREARTIKESGELRLAAGDITLAPIDVLDIARISTAVLQAPWQDGRRHLMTGPEALTMSQIAGLISKVAGRPVNYVAITPEERRQEMLAAGVPAYFADALFEQATERLRNPKAAVHLETHQEFNVIPTTFSHFIQRNAFIFQ
- a CDS encoding glutathione S-transferase family protein; amino-acid sequence: MNQNRVEIYGIPESNFTRAVRMVCEEKALDYDHFPVRPHSDEANAIHPLGKVPGLRHGQVTLGESRAIVAYLDCLYPETPMMPTSPDAAEAEQWVSIVMTAMDPVLIRQYVFANLFPKTADGTVDRAAVEAPLPTLKAQIKLLDQALARKNFLAAARFTFADALLLSTLAAVRLFPEGAHAIDAAPNLAHYVNLHSARASFIATDPWKKPGKAGKGENA